One Candidatus Flexicrinis proximus DNA window includes the following coding sequences:
- a CDS encoding WD40 repeat domain-containing protein has product MRQALTPENASQLSPVAQVRIGWITAVAWSPDGQTIAVAGGTQVRLYVRSFGATPTFVIEGHDAPVKDIAFGRDNDLLAAVGADGQALVWAVDAAPRRVHTFAVTDSLNSVTFSPDARRLVAGSGKGEVWAWDLRSGTRTQLPYPHSGEVNAVKWRMGSVFSAGHDGELLCRDMSDLRSAPVVTAAQSEWIRDFDLPANGQSAFTVSKDGTLRGWNRSGDMIFRVLAHEGGADCVAVHHTGLLVATGGRDNTVRLWNTASLIAQHGHVGPVAELSEHTKPVLTLAFNPQGTMLLTGSGDNTARLWSVEERNNGGN; this is encoded by the coding sequence ATGCGACAAGCTCTTACGCCCGAAAATGCTTCACAACTGTCACCCGTGGCGCAGGTCAGGATAGGTTGGATTACAGCCGTTGCCTGGTCGCCTGACGGACAGACGATCGCGGTCGCCGGCGGGACGCAGGTGCGCCTGTATGTGCGCTCGTTTGGCGCTACTCCAACTTTCGTCATCGAAGGGCATGATGCCCCGGTGAAGGACATTGCATTTGGCCGGGATAACGACCTCTTGGCGGCGGTGGGCGCGGATGGTCAGGCATTAGTTTGGGCAGTGGATGCCGCGCCGCGCCGTGTTCATACATTCGCCGTGACAGACTCGCTTAACAGCGTAACGTTTAGCCCGGACGCAAGGCGCCTGGTTGCTGGATCCGGAAAAGGTGAGGTTTGGGCGTGGGATCTGCGCTCTGGCACGCGCACGCAGCTACCGTATCCGCATTCAGGAGAGGTGAACGCAGTTAAATGGCGAATGGGCAGTGTGTTCAGTGCCGGGCATGACGGCGAATTGCTCTGCCGTGACATGTCCGATTTAAGATCAGCGCCGGTCGTGACCGCCGCGCAGAGTGAGTGGATACGTGACTTTGACCTACCCGCGAATGGCCAGTCAGCGTTTACGGTGAGTAAAGATGGGACGCTCCGCGGCTGGAATCGCAGCGGCGACATGATCTTCCGGGTGTTGGCACACGAAGGTGGAGCCGATTGCGTGGCGGTTCACCATACCGGCCTGCTCGTGGCGACCGGAGGGCGCGACAATACGGTTCGACTGTGGAACACCGCGAGCCTGATCGCCCAGCATGGACACGTTGGCCCTGTAGCTGAACTCAGCGAACATACTAAGCCAGTCCTGACTCTGGCCTTCAACCCACAAGGCACGATGCTTCTCACCGGTAGTGGTGACAACACGGCTCGGTTGTGGTCCGTGGAAGAACGGAACAACGGGGGAAACTAG
- a CDS encoding YfcE family phosphodiesterase has translation MDIGIISDIHGDLRALDTALERLNQHHRVQHVICAGDLIGRGPDGNQVVTRIRELGIVTVKGNHDEWDSGLSAENADYLRTLPMDWRGKFGSTTVYMCHGKPGNNLWGLYRDHISNTLLDMMLASLKVDVLVTGHTHVPLYARVNRGCAINPGSLYTFKSARSTSHSYGILSVPSMNFDIYDIARPLNETISAQEYS, from the coding sequence ATGGATATTGGGATTATCTCGGACATCCATGGAGACTTACGTGCCCTAGACACCGCCCTTGAACGGCTCAACCAGCACCACCGCGTCCAGCATGTCATTTGTGCTGGTGATCTCATTGGGCGTGGTCCCGACGGAAATCAGGTTGTGACGCGTATCCGGGAACTCGGAATCGTCACAGTAAAAGGGAACCACGACGAATGGGACAGCGGTCTCAGCGCTGAAAACGCGGATTATCTGAGAACGCTCCCAATGGATTGGCGGGGCAAGTTCGGTTCTACCACGGTGTATATGTGCCACGGCAAACCCGGTAACAACCTGTGGGGATTGTATCGGGATCATATCTCCAACACGCTTCTCGACATGATGCTTGCGTCGCTGAAAGTTGATGTGTTGGTCACGGGGCATACACATGTGCCGCTGTATGCGCGTGTCAATCGCGGGTGTGCGATCAATCCGGGTTCGCTCTATACGTTCAAGAGCGCCCGCTCAACGTCGCACAGCTACGGAATACTGTCAGTTCCCTCGATGAACTTCGACATATACGATATCGCGCGCCCACTCAATGAAACAATCAGCGCGCAAGAGTACTCGTAG